The Leishmania infantum JPCM5 genome chromosome 15 DNA window CGAAGAACTGCGCGATCGCCTTCGGCATGCCGTCGCCGGTCAGGTTGAAGTTGATCACCAGAAACTCAAGCCCGTTTTTCTCTGTGACAGTGATCATGATGGTGatgatgctgccgccgggGTCGCTGTACTTGAGACACAGCTTCATGGCGTAGCGCAGACACTCCGGCAACAAGTTGGCGTCGAGGTAGGCACGCTCTGACGGGAGCCCTTCgaagcgctgccgcacggAAATGCCGCGGCTCACGCACTCGCTGCCAAAGTCCATGAGGATGTGTCCCATCATTTGCCGGATGTTGACCacacgcagccgctccgtTGACACCGTCATGGCGCGGTAGGTGGACTCGAAGTTGTTGAGAGTCTCCGCGATGCACTCCAGCCGCTCCTCGAAAGTCTGCGTGCCATCCGCCAGAATGGCGCGAATTTGGCCAGAGAgccactgcggctgctccaACATCTTCTGTGGCCCCTCTTTGACCTCCTCGCCGAAgcccagcaccacctccgccgcgttgccgccgGCCGACACGACAGGCGGAACAATCGTGAGCCGGACGGTCGTCTTCGTGAGACCGTCGCTGCGGGCGAGCGTGAACTGGATCGACTTGGTGCTCGGCCGCTTCAAAAatgcctccgcctcgccggcgtAGTTGCGTGCGGCGTTGACAGCCTTGTACATGCACTGCTGCTCCCGCTCcgagagaaggaaggagtAAATATTCTGCCCCACCGCTTCCCCCGCCGAGTAGCTCGTCAGCCTCTCCAGCACGGAGTTCCAGTACATGATGAGGCCATCCTCGCGAAGGGCCAACACGGCCACATCCTTGCCCGTGATCGGTGCAAACGGAAACCGCAGCATCGCCTTGGGCAGCTCGGCCGATccccgcgctgccgccctgcGTTGCCCCTGCGCGTTGGCACCGTTCCCGGCGGCCGAATCGCTGTTGGCGACAACACCACTAACACCGCCAGCTTTGCCGGCAGTATCACACTTGCCGTGgagtagcggcagcggcgcacttAGCAGCACCTCTCCGTGCGGATCAATGCCCCCGATCGCTGTCCGCTGATCGCGCGAGGCAACGCGGCGATGCTTGCGCGACGACTCGATGCGGTTGAGctcggtgcgcacgctctcgtccgccacctcggcgacGTAATACTTTTCGTAGGTGGACGAGGTGGCGACAAACTCCTTCAGGCGGTCTTGTATAGGCCCAATAATAAGCTCGAAGTGCTCGCGGCTGATGCACGCCGTCCGAACCTCGCGCGACGTCGCTACAACATCTGCCACGGTGAGGTGGTTGAAGAGGAACTCGAGCtcgccgacgacgtcgccgtcgcgcaggcgcaccacCTCGACTCGGCGGCCACTGTTCCGCCCAACCACCTTCACCTCACCCTCAATGATAAAGTGCATGTAGTTCCCAGGCGATCCGAAGCGGATGATCGTCTTGCCGCGCTGGTACACCCGCGTCTCAAGCGCCTCGGCAATCTTCATGCGCTCAAAGTCCGGCAAGCACCGCAGGAAAGGCACGCTCATCGTCAGCTTCTCAAACttgcgccgcttctgcagcgcgctcgtCATGACAGCGCGGTGGTAGCTCGCCTCATCCAGCGTGTAGAGCACGCACCGTGTCACGCACCGGACAGTTGCGGCGCACATGGCCTGCTTGTACATGAGCTCCAACTCGCCAAAGGTCCCGcccggctgcagcgggccGAGCGACTTGCCGTTCTTGATGGCTTCGCACGTGCCCTCGCCGACGAGGTAGAGCTTCTCCGTCGTCGCTTGACCCTGCTCCAAGATggccgcgccggccgcaTGCACCTCCTTGTCCATCGCCTTTAGGACGCTCTCCAGGGTGTCTGCCtcgagagaggagaagctgtggcagcggcgcagtagtcgccgcagctgctgctcttccgcCGAGGTCTTGGGCAcaacgcgcagcggcggcagcgccgtagCCGGCGAATCTTCGCCGAtcatcggcggcgccatGCATGGCGCCGCCGATACCGCGACACGCCGACCTCGGCATTGACTGCCAGTTGGAAGTCCCGGCGATTCGCGCAGCGTGGGGGTCGCGTCGCTGAGCTGggaggcgctggccgccATGAAGGCCGACAGAGGGTCGTCCTGCTGCTTTGattgccgctgctcctcctcgcgcgtgCCGAGAGACGAGCGGGAGTTGAAGGAGGTGTCCAATGGCCCAACGAGGCCGCGCGTGGATCTGTTGTACGGGGCCACATCCTCCGACGGCTGCGCTGACGATGGGGACTCTTGCGCACTGGGCGACGTCGCGCCTCGCCGCGAGTGCAGAAAGGAGAGACCGGCGAGCGTCTCGAGGCTGGTGGCATCTCGGCGCGACACGGCGCTCGAACGCCGACGCTGCATCGTGCTCATCGAGGCCACCGTGCTCTGCGATGCGTTTGTGTACGATGCTACGTCGCGCGACGACCCCGTACACGTCGTGGCACTGACATTCACCGGCGTCTCGTTCGTCCCTTGCGCCTCCAACGCGCGAGCGATACGCATCAGCGTTTCCTCGGCGTCCACATCGCGAAGCAGGTGGATGATGTGCTCCTTGAGGATGCTGTTGTTCTCTGCTGGTTTCAGCAGGCTCGTGAACTCGGCCAGCGCGATGGAGCCGTTGGTGAGGAacggctcctcctctccctcattctcaccgccgccgtcgttgtcATCGCCAGCGCGCAAGCTTGACATAGCCGCCGCGAGCGTGGGGATGACCTTCACTGCTACGGAAAGCGGCGCagaggctgcgctgctcctgtTCGTGATCGCACTTGCCTGCTCGAACGGCGACGCCTCCGtacgcagcggcggcaacatATCAACCGTGCCACGGTCAGCGTCGGCCTTCGCCCTGtccgccggctgctgctgctgctgctgctctccacTGAGGCGACGTCCTGCAGGGTCCATCGCTGTGCTTGCTTATGCACGTTCACGGCGCAGTTCACGTTGCCCGCAGTGACGAGGTGAGGGAGACGTTTACAGTGCTGCGTATGGGCAGAAGCGTCACTTCACGGCTGCTCTCGtgccggcggagggggaaggCGGGAGAAGAAGAACGCAACAAACGCAAGACAACACgacaccgcacacacacgcacacagagggagCAAGAATGCGGACACCAGTCGCCGCGCCTCAGAATCACGGCTGCTTTCGCGCAATGCTGTGCAGAGAAAACTGGAGAAGAGGGCACAGAGCACAAGCACGGGAAAGGAGAATCACGTAAGCGACGATGTTTcttcgctcgctctctctcgcacactCGTTGCGACGATGCACGGGATGGTggggaagcggcggcggcggcggcggcggggggggagCAAGGTGGCAGGCAGGCACACGCGTTTGGcaagacacacagagaagaaagagcACAAGCACAGGGGCAGGGCGCCAGGGCGCACTTGATGAAAGGAAACCACAGCGACGGGAGAGAAGGCGGAAAATGTTGTCTTGATCAacacaacacacaacacaAAATGGGATGAAGGCAGCCAACAAAAATACACCTTCCACTCTGCACAGGGCGGCAAGCAACGCACACAGGAGAGCCAgtgcccgtgtgcgtgcgtgtgtgtgccagagaaggagccgctgctcctACACCTTTGCCCGCCGCCGTAACGGccgcgcagacacgcactcGTGATGGACGAGTGCGGAGGcagagggaagagaaaggcCGAGGGAGCTGGGTTggcaggagaagagagagagaatgaTACTAGATGGATGctcatgcgcgtgtgtgctgcgcttGACGCacgcgtgagagagagagagcgggggtAAGTAAGCGAGCCGAGTAACGCTCGCCTCAACGGATATGTACTCACCAACAGCTGCAGTTCCTCCGTGTGCCTCACACACCCGTTCGCGCACtcacgcccacgcacatgcacagatAGACGCGTGCGCTAGTGTAAGCCTCGCGAacgaagcggcgcgcgctcGTTTTACTAGCAGTCCTGCACAGGCGTTGGTGAGCAGCCACAGATCTAGCGCTTGGCGACAGCGCTCAATCGTGTCTTCCTcttgctgcgcgcgcgtgagaACGGCGCCGGGGATGGTGTAGGGAGGAGGAGTGAGTGTGGATGACGAGCCGGAGGGATACCGTCGAGTCTCCCCTTGCTTTTTCCGAGAACCATATGCTTCTATGCCTGCGCACGTGCCTGCAGgggcaggaggggggggcagagtGTCTCTGTTCGTCCGTTTTCTGGTGTTTTTATGGGTTCGACTACACATGTGCGTGCCAGTTCGCCAAATGCCTGAGAGACGGTCTCGAGCGTGTTGCCGTTacttcttttctgttttcggGGTTGAggggggtgaggagggggtaGGAGGGGAGTTCTACCCGTTGTCCGCCACGTCCTTTAGCTCTGCAgttgcgcatgtgcgcggaGGCATGGAATCGAGAGCACGCacgggaggcggcggcagcagcaccagcggcaagGGGGCCATGCGGGGGGAGACGCGCAAAACACGTGGATGCGCAGAAAGGAAAGCATGTCGACAGTGGCGTCGAAAAAGTCATGCGGGAGGAAGTTGACGGAGAGACAGTGGCGCGTGCATATGTGTGATGGTCGCGGGGGAGATGAGATGGAGAGCGGTGGGGCGCATGTGGGCGTGTTGGACCGCTCTCACACGGCGATATCCAGAGTTACTCCCCGCTTCCTCACCGCCACGAGACTGGtatcgagagagagagagagtggagggcggcgacgcgggAAGCGGGGAGCAGCGGGAGTGCCGCCCCCTCctgcccccttctcctttctctctgcgttgtcgcaccaccgccgtgagagagacacatccacccacccatgcacacacacacacacatatacacacagacaaggCTAGGTACAGTGCAAATGTCTGTGGGAACCGCTCCGGCGCCCGTCGCTTGTGTGTTGTGCgcctctgtctgtgtgtctgcacGCATGCCATATATGCCAGATACTGGTAAGTGCGAAGAAATTATCAAAGAACGAAAAATAaacgtgcgcacacacacatgcggagaggggtgggagAGGATGCAGACAACGACGTCTCGCATCCTCATACACCCCCTCCGATGCGCATGCGTCGGTATCGCTTTCCGGGAGAACGCTTTTCCCGTGCGCAGGGACCCCACTCTACTCCACATTcgtcctccccttccccctcgcctcgtgctctctctctctctcgcgcgcgcgagccAGCAGCTCGCTATGGGCGACAcgacgcacatacacacatgccCACAGAGAggtggcagccgcgcgcgcgagaagaGAGATGATAGGCGACTTGGCTTCCGAGAAGATGAAGGTGGGCAGGAGAGAAGCAGGACCGCCGCCGTGTCACACGTCACAGCTCGCAACGCGTCGATGAGGTTAGTCGAACAGACCGAAGCCCATGTCGtcgtcggcctcctcctcgggcTCGTCCTTCttcgtggcggcggcagccgggGCCGCATCACCcgcagcggaagcagcgacgccagcagcggcaccagagctggccgccggcatcgcGCTCATCTTCGCGGCGCCCTCCGCGATCAGGGTGGCCACGTCGCGTCCCGTAACGCTCTCCATCACAAAGGCGAGGGTGGCCTGGTCGACGTCGACGTGGACGGCCTTGCAGATGGCCTCCACGTCCGCCTGAGACGGGGACGCCTTGCTCAGGGAGGCCAGAGCGTACGCGGCGAGGTACTTGGTGGACATGATGGCGAGTGTGCGACTGCGTAGAATGAGACAGAAAGCTTTAGTCCACGTCGACACCCGAGCGGCGATGGGTGgcatgcatatatatatatatacgtgtGCGCGTTGTGTGGTTGACACGGATGCGtgcaggagggggggggaagacgTTCGGTAGAGTTGTGGGCGTATGAGAAACAGTAGGAAAGGTTCGTGTAAAGGCATACAGGCATAGGCGTGCACACATGGCAGGCCAGCTATGTGGTAAGGGCGGGGCcagagtgggggagggagacgcaCCACCGGGTGCCACACTGCcaagagagacagacaggcaTGCGCCGACTGCTCGCCATCCGTTCTATGCCCTTCCGCCAGCACCATCATCACTCTTTCCCGCCCCCGCCCACGGAGACTATTaacgtctctctctctcgctttcaTCCTTtccgcttcgccgctgccacctcctcctccccgcaTGGACGACAGGGCTGCACGAAGAAGGGGGATCGACCCATCAACGCGTGCATCGCTCGCTCATCTCACAGCTTtcagtgtgtgcgtgtgcgtgcgcctacccgccctcctcttcctccattCCGCTATCCGCCGCACATATGCTTGTCGAGTGCTCGCTTTCACTTCGCGCGTGCTTGGGCGTGGTGGATGCAtgtgagagagacagagagggccGCGTAACACGTCCTTGAAGGGCTGCCTCCGCTGTTGTGAGCACCATCCGTGCCATCCGCATCCCTGTTGGCCTCCCTACACAGACACCGTAGCACCATCTCGGTGGCGTTTTCCGTGTAGTTAAgacgacaaaaaaaatgagTGACACGCccgcagaaagagagacggccGCCCCCCTCTTCGGTCACGGAGCCGCGCATGCCCGTTTCGTGTGCTTCTGTCATGCCGCGAGGGAGCGACTGGACGCACGCGAGGTCACGCAAGAAGAAACTTTACCGAAACAGCAAGCCCCCCGCACCCACCCTTACATGCACAGCTCGCAACGCGTCGATGAGGTTAGTCGAACAGACCGAAGCCCATGTCGtcgtcggcctcctcctcgggcTCGTCCTTCttcgtggcggcggcagccgggGCCGCATCACCcgcagcggaagcagcgacgccagcagcggcaccagagctggccgccggcatcgcGCTCATCTTCGCGGCGCCCTCCGCGATCAGGGTGGCCACGTCGCGTCCCGTAACGCTCTCCATCACAAAGGCGAGGGTGGCCTGGTCGACGTCGACGTGGACGGCCTTGCAGATGGCCTCCACGTCCGCCTGAGACGGGGACGCCTTGCTCAGGGAGGCCAGAGCGTACGCGGCGAGGTACTTGGTGGACATGGTGTAGCGAAGATTCTGAAGTAAGCGATCGTGGGAGGAAAAGTGCGTGAGAAGACTCGGGGAGCCGCAGAGGAACAGTGCTGGGCAAGATGGGAGGGGCGGGATcgaaagggagagaaaagCTACGAGTGGCGGGTGTATGTGGTGCCAGAGGTGAATGGGTAACGATGGtggatggtggtggtgggtgcaGGTGCATGTGCCACGTACTAGTAGAGAGACGACGCGGCATGGGATGGGATGGCCGGAGCaccgtgagagagagggcgaatCACTTCAGTGACGTGCATGCGGTGTGGATCATCGACTACGttcacccccctcccccaccggAAGCATCGACATGCGACGCATGgtgggtgaggagggggagagatggaggTGCGGCGCCGACCGGGGCGGGGTGGCATGGCAGATCGCCTTGCGCAGCGGAGcttcgcgcgcgcctctcttgaTTCGGTGTTTTCTGTCTTCTTACGTGATTGTTTGCCATCGGTGTACGtgacagcaacaacaacggcagcagcagcagcagcaacgccttCATCACGgccatcatcatcaccgtTGACGAGAGAGTAAGAGACGGAGAGGTGAGTGGCACTGCGCTTTCCGTCAACAGTCCTCTTCGCAGAGTccaccgccgacgacgacggtcCGGTCGGTGggaagagacacacacacacacacgaacacaaaCAACAATAGGAAAGGACGAAGCTGGGCAGCCGACATGCAGACTGCCAACGAGcagcaaacaacaacaggaGCCCGACGGGAGCGGTAACATGAATACATAGGCGTACAAAAAATGCAAGGAGTATCCACCACCAGGGTCGGGCATGACGGCCATCCCCGTCATccggaggggagggggggggtcgggTGCCCTTCTCCCTGTGCGCACGTCCGCTGTGCTATTCCACTCCGGCCAACATACTTGGTGGGGTGCTGAGAAAGTACGCTACGAGTGCTAGGGCGTCGTCGCTCTCCTGCTGCAGTtgctgccgcacctgctggtcaacgccgccgccctgctgGAGCCGAGTCGGAATGGCCCCCTGCGCATTGGCTGGACGGACAATCAGCACGGCGCTGAAGATGTGCGCCAAGAAGTTCGCGTCAAGTTCGTTGTCGCAGCTGTGCACCGGCCTGAGGAGATAGTTCAGCAAAGACATGACATAGATCCACACGTTCGCGTGCATCGTCGGCAGCTGACGCAGGAACTGCAGCGGGGCCTTGCCCTTGGCGTGTCccgcggcgagggcggcggtgtaCTGCGCATAGGGCACTACCGGCTCGAGCAGGCTCTTGAGAAAAGTCAGTAGACACTCCGCAGCGCAATGCACGTCTGTATCCACTGGCAGAGGCGCGTTCTTCGTGTCTAGTAGTTCCATGATGCGAGAGCACACTTCCTTGTCCGTGGTGCGGGTGAAGAGACCGCCCTCGCGTGGGTGCTGCGCGATGACGTGGGCGAGGTACCACAGCTCCTTCGGCACATGTGGCCGCACCtggcgcaccacctcctcaaAGTCGGCCTTCTGTGCGTACGCCTCCACGCACGGCTTGTCCTGCAGGAGGGCAATGCTGTCCAGCCCGTTGCCGAAGACGCTCGGACTCAGCACACACTGGCACTCCACCGCCTGAACTGGGCcgttgcggcagcagcagagcagcacaGAGGTGAGGCTGACACGACCGCGGCCCTGGTACGGACGCCAGGCGGCCAGCCACGTCATGCAGCGTGGGTCGATTGCCGTCTCGATAAGAACATCCTGCGACTCGCCTGGAAGGATGGCAAGCTCAAGCGGGGTGGCGCGCAGCCAGGTGCCTTCTGAGTAGTCcccctcgcgctgccgcaccacccGCACGACAGCAACGCACTCGCCGTTGTTCTGCACCGTGACCGTCTCCTGCGTCCCGCAGTGGTGGAAGCTTTGGGCCTGAAAGTTTACCTTCGACGTGCTCAGCGATATCTTCGCACTCGACGCCTGCGCCAAGCCGATGACGGCGGCCTTttcccgcagcgccgacagcacctgcgccttctgcgccggCACCTCCACGCTAATCGGGATCCGCGCGAGCGCCTGTACAGGCTTgtggtcgctgctgcgcacctccatgagggcggagaggcggTCCAGTCGAATGCGGGACTCCATCGACTTGCGACGCGACCACACGCATATGCGGTCCGTATAGCTGGGAACGCGGCGCTTCTCGCTGGTATCGTAGACGTCGGTGCCAACGTCGAAGCGGTAGGTGGGCATGTGCGTTGGTGTGAAGTTGATAAAGTTCAGCCACGGCGTGTGAGGGCTCTTCATCTCGGTTGCCAACTCGTCGTACTGCAGCAGTTCGCTGAACTGCCCCGCGTTCGCTAATTGCACGGCGGTCTCGT harbors:
- a CDS encoding 60S acidic ribosomal protein P2, which gives rise to MSTKYLAAYALASLSKASPSQADVEAICKAVHVDVDQATLAFVMESVTGRDVATLIAEGAAKMSAMPAASSGAAAGVAASAAGDAAPAAAATKKDEPEEEADDDMGFGLFD
- a CDS encoding putative inositol/phosphatidylinositol phosphatase, with product MYPGLPRAFPNTEWQTVADIFRRRAPVSFLAPNSSASATADPAAAAEAWVQQEIGYYEANYTTVEDLNVCVTTFNVGCKKPALPLTSLACLTSGGGGADGAPARPTDLIVVGLQEVDMSATALFKQETEASAPWVAGLNAAIGADGSNSTAASSSSGADASPYYAFPPKQLVGLLLCVFIRRPLLSAVSESSTATVATGALGSMGNKGAVGFHLVLHRTSICIITAHLAAGQSNVSKRNEDINTIFKSMDFNAARRAEMQISASASMPMDESAFLELYPRDHDIIIVAGDLNYRLRLPYETAVQLANAGQFSELLQYDELATEMKSPHTPWLNFINFTPTHMPTYRFDVGTDVYDTSEKRRVPSYTDRICVWSRRKSMESRIRLDRLSALMEVRSSDHKPVQALARIPISVEVPAQKAQVLSALREKAAVIGLAQASSAKISLSTSKVNFQAQSFHHCGTQETVTVQNNGECVAVVRVVRQREGDYSEGTWLRATPLELAILPGESQDVLIETAIDPRCMTWLAAWRPYQGRGRVSLTSVLLCCCRNGPVQAVECQCVLSPSVFGNGLDSIALLQDKPCVEAYAQKADFEEVVRQVRPHVPKELWYLAHVIAQHPREGGLFTRTTDKEVCSRIMELLDTKNAPLPVDTDVHCAAECLLTFLKSLLEPVVPYAQYTAALAAGHAKGKAPLQFLRQLPTMHANVWIYVMSLLNYLLRPVHSCDNELDANFLAHIFSAVLIVRPANAQGAIPTRLQQGGGVDQQVRQQLQQESDDALALVAYFLSTPPSMLAGVE